The Candidatus Hydrogenedens sp. nucleotide sequence AACTATTTTACTTCTAGTATGTATGTTTTCTCTAAATACGTCTTGCTACCCTATTGTCTATGGTGATAGAGATTTCCATATGAAGAGAGGGATTCTTTATCGTGGGAAGGAGACATATCTCTTGAGAGCTTTCTATGTTCCCGATACTGCTCAAAAGGGTGCTGAACTAAAGACAATGGTGCCATTATTGGCAAGTATTGCAGAGGTCGGTGGCAATTCAATAGCGATGGATATTTTGAAGGACCCTGACGATACAAATGTCGATATAAAAATGATAGAGACTATAAAATCTTATGCTGACCGAGCCAAAGACCAATATATGACTGTTATTGTTAGAATCGCACCAAATAATAAGCCTCATAAAAAAGAACCTCTCATAGGTACCCTTCGACAAAATTTTAAGACGATGTTAAATATAATTTATTGGGTCGATGGGCTTTATTCAAAAGAATGGGTGAAATCATTAAAAAAGATAAATAAGAATTGGACTATTATTTCTAATGAAAATTCGGACCTAATTTTAGCAAAAGATTCAAACTTATCTAGAACTCTTACACCAAACTTAGTATTTACAGCTCTGCCTGAGAAACAAATGGATACCATCCATTTTATTCTCCCATTTTCTCAAGAAAATTTAAATTCAGTCGAATCAGCTTTCGCAAAGATTACTCCATGTAGTGATATTGATATGACGACAGCCATCAATATATTAAGCGAAGAAGAGAGAAAGGAAGGTTTTATTCCTTTATTTGATGGGAAAACCTTAAACGGCTGGTGGTATTTAGGAGATAATCATAAGACTTTTGCTGTAAATCCAGAAGGGTTTATAGAATGGAAAGAGAAAGGTGGCAAAGCATTAATGTCTTGTAATAGATATGATAATTTTGTACTTCGGTTAGAATGGATTATGATGGAGAAAAATGG carries:
- a CDS encoding DUF1080 domain-containing protein; the protein is MRAFYVPDTAQKGAELKTMVPLLASIAEVGGNSIAMDILKDPDDTNVDIKMIETIKSYADRAKDQYMTVIVRIAPNNKPHKKEPLIGTLRQNFKTMLNIIYWVDGLYSKEWVKSLKKINKNWTIISNENSDLILAKDSNLSRTLTPNLVFTALPEKQMDTIHFILPFSQENLNSVESAFAKITPCSDIDMTTAINILSEEERKEGFIPLFDGKTLNGWWYLGDNHKTFAVNPEGFIEWKEKGGKALMSCNRYDNFVLRLEWIMMEKNGNTGVWVRAPRGSRASKIGFEVQILGDSDKTELTDDTTGAIYKVIPPKVKAMKPEGQWNDLEIICNGPYVKVTLNGQVVQDVNFDDVEELKYRLRKGFIGLTDHGNHCGFRNIRIKPL